The DNA sequence ATAATTTTAGCCTTAGACAACGGAATTAAATGTCAGTTTTTTTTGCGCGCGACTCCGCTTGCAGGAGCGCGCAAAGGGTTGTTCAGTTTTCTGTTAAGCCTTGTTTTTAAAGGATTTATCAATCACCCCTCCCCTTGCGGGAGGGGTGATTGATAAATCTTTTAAAAACATCGAGTATTATGAAACGTCTAAATAATTTATATGATCAAAACATGGACGATTTTATTCTTTTTGACGATCAAAAATCCGCCCTTAAAAATTATCTATCATTGATGAAATCTTTTTTAAGGGAAAAATTAGAACTTGATTTAAAAGAAAATATTCAGTTAAATAAAACAAAAAAAAGACATTCCCTTTCTTGGATTTCGTGTTTTTCCGAATTGTATTAAGCTTTTGCCAAGAAGCAAAAAGCGGTTTGTAGAAAAATTTAGGAGATATGAAGGCTATTACTTATCTTCGCTTAATTTAAAAAATAGGAGGTTTAAAATATGGAAACAACCGCATTGACCAAACAAGATATTATAGATTTCATTATGCTTCAATCAAAGGAATTTCTTGATTTGCTGAAACAAGAAAGATTAGAAAGAGAAAAAAGTCGCAAAGAATTTGAAGAAAAATTAGAAAAGGAAAGATTAGAAAGGGAAAAAGAAAATGAAAAGAGGGAAAGAGAAAATGAAAGGAGGATTAAAGCTTTAGATAAAGCCATATCAGACGTATCAGGCACATTAGGAAGATTTGTTGAAGGTATGGTAAGACCAAGAATAGTTAAATTATTTCAAAGAAAAGGAATAGCTATAAGAGCTTTATTTAATAATGTTTGTGGGTATAAAGCTAATGATGAAAAAGATTATGAAATTGATATGTTTTTAACTAATGATAAATATGCAATAGCAGTGGAAGTAAAAACAACTCTTGGAGTAAAAGAAGTCAATGAGCATTTAGAAAGATTGAAGAGAATACAAAAAAATTCTCCGAAACCATTTAGACTAACAGATATGATTCTTCTTGGAGCAGTAGTAGGAATGAGTGTCCACGAAGATGCAGATAAATATGCTTATCGAAAAGGTTTATATGTACTTAAACAAAAAGGCAATATAGTTACAATAGTTAATGATAATAAATTTGTAGCAAAAGAATGGATAATTCATTAAAGCAAAAATAAAAAATATAAATCAACACATATTTATTGATAAGTTTATCATTAATTTTAATAGTTGTTTGAGGCTAAAGCAAGGTATCCGCTTGATAAGGAATAAAAACAATGAAAAAAAATAGATGGATTGTAGTTCTCATTTTAGGAATTTTACTTGGCGCATGTGATTCAGGTATGCTTCCAGAGTATATGATTGATAACCCCAGAATTCTTGCTCTTAAAATAGAAAATCCAGAGGTTTTAGTCGGAGAAACTATGAAAATGAAATTACTACTTGGAGGCAAAACTATAGATCAAAATATGGTTACTCCTGTAAGATGGCTTTCTGATCCTACTTCTGAAAATAATTTTGGTATATCCATACCCTATAACAATGAATTTATATTTGACTCAAGCTATTGGGCAATGATTCCTCAAGATGCGTTTCCTGCTTCATATTCTTCAGACGGCTGGTTTGATTTTCCAATATATGCAACAATCGGCATTGACGGTAAAAAAATATCTGCAGAAAAAATGCTTAGAGTTACTGTAAATCCGATATATAAAAATCCAGAAATAAAAGGCGTTGAAATTAGGTATAGCAAGGATAATCAAATAATTTCGGAGAATATTTCGGAAAATGGACAAGTTGTATCTTTTTCAAATGATTTTTATCCTGAAAGCATTGGGTTAGTAGCTGTTGTAAATGATTTGGATGCGAGCGATAAAAATAAACTGATTTATAGATGGAAAGTATCCTTATCAAAAAATAGTGAGTCAAGGCTTTATATTGACGATAGCAAATCCTCTGCTCGTGAGCTTGTAGGAACGGATAAGGCTGATGAAAATAAAGATAAAGTGTTATTTTCATTAAAAGGCGAAAATAAAAATAAAGAAATTCAGCACGGGATATATGATATTTATTTAATTGTGAAGGATAAAGCTATAGATTCTAAAAGCAGGAAAGACGATAGGATGGGCATAAACTTTTTTTATTTTACATTAAATATTAATCATTAAGTCTGGTGGATATTTAATGCATATTCTTGTTGTAGAAGATGATTATAATATAAGATGCGGTCTTGTTGATACTTTAGAAAGTGAAGGATATGTTGTTTCGTCAGCGATTGACGGTAATGACGCTTTAAAGCAATTTAATGAAAAAGATATAGACCTGTTGCTTTTAGATATTATGATGCCTGGTAAAAGCGGTTTTGATGTTTGTAAAACAATAAGATCTGTAAATGAAGATATTCCGATTATAATGCTAACAGCCAAAGGAGAAGAAATAGATAAAGTTCTGGGGTTGACGCTTGGAGCAGATGACTATATTACTAAACCTTTTGGCATTCGTGAGCTTCTCGCAAGAATTGAAGCTGTAATTAGACGAACTTCACGAATACAAAAAACAATAAAAAATAATGATACTGATATTTTTTATTTAGGAGAAGCTGAAATAAATCCAAGAGAGTATAAAATTAAATTAAAAAATAAAGAATTTGATATTTCATCAAAAGAGCTTAAAATTTTGTCTTTATTTTATTCAAATCCAAATGATGTTTTAACTCGGGATAAATTACTAAATGAAGTATGGGGTATAAATTATTTTGGAACAACAAGAACATTAGACCAGCATATAGCTCAACTTAGAAAAAAAATAGAAATTGATCCAGCAAATCCTCAAATCATATTAACTGTTCATGGGATAGGATATAAATACAAAAAATAAAATGAATTCACACGAAAAAATAAAATCTGTTATGGGATTTTGGCAGGAAGGTCAATATAACAAGGCTTTAAACCTTTGTAAAGAAATTCTTAAATTTGAACCGAACAACCTTTCTTATATAAATCTTTCACAAACTATAATGGCTCAAATCGGTAAAATCGCTAATAATTTATACGATAAAGGCCGCTTTGATGAAGCTGTATTACACTATAAAATAATACTTTCTTTTGATTATGCCAATATTCCAGCTCTTTTTAATATTGGCAATGCCTATTATTTTAAAAATCAATTTAATAATGCTATATCATCATACAATGCTATTTTATCAATTGAACCAAATAACTCTTTAGTATTATTTAATATGGGGAATGTTTTTTATTCCATTGGAAAATTAAATGAAGCGCTATTGTACTACCAGAAAACAATAAGGATTATGCCCAATAATGATGATGCTTACAATAACATAGGAATTATATGGAAGGATCAAGGAAAATTTGACGAAGCAATTTATTTTTTTAAAAAGGCTTTAAGCGTTAATCCTAATAATTTTAAAGCTTATAATAATATGGGAAGCACTTATGAAGGTGAAGGAAAAAACGAGGAAGCAGTTTTATGTTATCAACAATCCATTGAAATAAAATCGGATTTTGGTATTGAAGTTCGGATGGCGCTTATGCTCCCTATTGTATCTTCGTCAAAGGAGATGATAGAAAAAGTCAGAAATCAGCTTAACCAAAATCTTGAAATTCTTTATAATAAAGGTGAGATTTTAGACGACCCAAATGAACAAGTAGGAACTACTGCTTTTTATCTCGCGTATCATGGTTTAAATGATAAAGATCTCCAAAAAAAAATAGCTTTTTTTTATATTAAATCCTGTCCTCATCTTGGATTTTGTAGTTTTAAATCATCCTATAAGAGATCAAATAAAATTAAAATTGGTTTTATATCCCAGCATTTACACCATTTAAAAGAGCAGACTATAGGAAAATTAAATAGAGGTATTATTGCTAATTTATCTCGTGAAAAATTTTTTGTTACAGTTTTTAAATTTGATCAAATAGAAAATGAAGTGGCGACATTTATTGACGGCGCAGCCGATAAAGTGGTTATTTTGCCGACTAAATTAAATGAATCAAGAAAAATTATAGCTGAACAAAATCTTGATATTTTATATTATCTTGATATTGGAATGGATTCTTTAACATATTTTCTTGCTTTTTCAAGACTCGCTCCTGTCCAGTGCGTTACTTGGGGACATCCTGTAACAACAGGCCTTCCCAATATGGATTATTTTATATCGTCAAAAGACCTTGAAACGCCTTTTTCTCAAGAACATTATACAGAAAAACTCGTAAAATTAGAAAGATTGTCGGTTTATTATTATTACCCGAAGGTTCCTAAAATTATTCCAAATAGAAAAAAATTTGGAATACCTCACGGATTTAATATTTACGCATGTCCCCAATCAATTTTTAAATTTCATCCTGATTTTGATTATATTTTAGGCTCTATATTGGAACAGGATTCAAAAGCTATAATAGTTCTTTTAGAGGCTTCCCATAAACATATTGAAGAATTAATGATAAATAGATTTTCTAAAACGTTTGCAAAACATATTGATAGAATATTTTTTGTTTCTAAAATGGGGCATTCCGATTTTATGGAATTTCTTATGCTGCCAGATGTTCTTCTTGATCCTCCCCATTTTGGAGGTGGAAATACGAGCTATGAATCTTTTGCATGCGGAACTCCAGTAGTAACATGGCCTGGGCATTTTATGAAAGGAAGAATAACTTATGCCCTTTATAAGAGAATGGGAATTATGGATTGCGTTGCTAATGATTTTGATGCTTATGTTAGCATTGCTTTAAAACTCGCGAATGATAAACTTTTTCGCGAAGAAGTTTCAGGAAAGATAAAACAAAAAGTTCATATGTTATTTGAAGATATTGAATCTGTAAAGCAGTTAGAGTTATTTTTTGAAGGCATTATTAAATTACAATTTTAGTGTTTTTTTGTAGGGGAGCCAGTCGCTCGCCCCTACAAAAAGTGGTGCGTCATTTGATTTCTATATTTTGCTTGAGCTGTATTAATTTTTGTTGAAGAGGTTTAGCGAAATTTTTAAATTGATCAAGAGATAAAATACCCTGTTGATAAAGATTTTCTAATAGATTTATTTGTCCTTGAACTTCGCCTTTTGCTTCGCCTTTTGCTTCGCCTTTTGCTTCACCTTTTGCTTCGCCTATAGCGAGTCCTTGGTTATAAATATGTTCGCTGATAGTAGTTTCGATTAATTCCATATTAACCTCCTTTTTTATGCGGTTAACGGTTTCTTGAGATAAATTACTGTAAATTTCTGCCCATCGGTTGACGAGCAATAATTGATCATCATTTAATACGTTTCTTTTTTTAGCCGCAGTTTGATAGATTTCATATAGTAATGATTCACGATTAATATTTCTATCGTTTGCTTTGAGAGCTAATAATTTGCATAGCATAGAGTCTTGTTTAATTAAATCGTCGCTTTTTTCCGATTTAATTTTAATAATATCAAAATGAAAGATTTGTTTTTGAGTGTTACTGGTAAACGCATACCAAAAGGTATTGGGGATATTTTTTTGCCAAATAGCCTCGTCAGTATAGATAACAATACTCCAAACAGGTTTTTTCTTTAATAGCCAGCAATAACATAAATATTCAAAAACACGTTCGGAAATATTTTCGCGTTTGCTTTGATGTTCGATTTGAATGATAACATCCTGCCAAATTGAATTAATTTCAACTTGCATAATTAAAAACAAATCGCCTTTTAGGCTTTCTTTTAATGCTTCATATTTTTTTATAAATTCTTTGTCGATAAAAGTATAATTGCCGATTTGAATTTCGGGAAAATAATGAGCAAAAAATTCTTTAGTAAATGCACTAATTAACCATTTAATCAGCGCATCATGAGTTTTAGGGTTTTTTTCCATAATGTTAACCTCCATTTGTGTGGGCATTAAAAGAATATTAATGCATCAAATATGTAAAATCAATAGCAACATTTGCTTGTAGAAATCCTTTTTATTTTAATGTAAAGAATAATAATTTACTTTTTAGAAAAGCTATATTAATTAATAAATGCAATCAAGTCTAAAAAATTTCAAAAGTAAAGGTGATAAAACTTATGATTAATGAACATCAATTGAAATCTGGAGATGTTTTAGGCGGTCAGTATGAAATTATCGAAGAAATAGGCAGGGGCGGCATGGGAGCTGTATATAAAGCCCATGACAGAATTGGAAAAATTAAAGTAGCAATAAAAATAGTTCCAAAGGAAATTTCCCAAAGTAATCAAATAGGTGATATTCAAGAAAACTTTAGATTAATTGAAAAGCTGAATCATCCAAACATAGCTTCAGTAAAATCTCTTGGGCATGACACTAAATGTGGCT is a window from the Desulfobacterales bacterium genome containing:
- a CDS encoding response regulator transcription factor, producing the protein MHILVVEDDYNIRCGLVDTLESEGYVVSSAIDGNDALKQFNEKDIDLLLLDIMMPGKSGFDVCKTIRSVNEDIPIIMLTAKGEEIDKVLGLTLGADDYITKPFGIRELLARIEAVIRRTSRIQKTIKNNDTDIFYLGEAEINPREYKIKLKNKEFDISSKELKILSLFYSNPNDVLTRDKLLNEVWGINYFGTTRTLDQHIAQLRKKIEIDPANPQIILTVHGIGYKYKK
- a CDS encoding tetratricopeptide repeat protein yields the protein MNSHEKIKSVMGFWQEGQYNKALNLCKEILKFEPNNLSYINLSQTIMAQIGKIANNLYDKGRFDEAVLHYKIILSFDYANIPALFNIGNAYYFKNQFNNAISSYNAILSIEPNNSLVLFNMGNVFYSIGKLNEALLYYQKTIRIMPNNDDAYNNIGIIWKDQGKFDEAIYFFKKALSVNPNNFKAYNNMGSTYEGEGKNEEAVLCYQQSIEIKSDFGIEVRMALMLPIVSSSKEMIEKVRNQLNQNLEILYNKGEILDDPNEQVGTTAFYLAYHGLNDKDLQKKIAFFYIKSCPHLGFCSFKSSYKRSNKIKIGFISQHLHHLKEQTIGKLNRGIIANLSREKFFVTVFKFDQIENEVATFIDGAADKVVILPTKLNESRKIIAEQNLDILYYLDIGMDSLTYFLAFSRLAPVQCVTWGHPVTTGLPNMDYFISSKDLETPFSQEHYTEKLVKLERLSVYYYYPKVPKIIPNRKKFGIPHGFNIYACPQSIFKFHPDFDYILGSILEQDSKAIIVLLEASHKHIEELMINRFSKTFAKHIDRIFFVSKMGHSDFMEFLMLPDVLLDPPHFGGGNTSYESFACGTPVVTWPGHFMKGRITYALYKRMGIMDCVANDFDAYVSIALKLANDKLFREEVSGKIKQKVHMLFEDIESVKQLELFFEGIIKLQF